One stretch of Roseovarius mucosus DNA includes these proteins:
- a CDS encoding hybrid sensor histidine kinase/response regulator, translating to MLVASIALLVSAMAFQQRLDAIRSANTDNGGWVVAQLEVDHLGLMQTLDNAVLGTRPDITAPLTSDTLTKVKREFDIFYSRVDIFTATLQRMAVSDDLLNRVERLKVARERLANRIDAIKEDDPKALEAFRTAVDATYPMVRDITVAGLQEITIETSRARVEEQRLFVRFFIQSLLLFCLMAIGAVLAVRLWRELERRTAETGRIAAMLSTAFNSTMNAVIVTDPQSRILYSNARAQRLLGYTAEDLQTMRAEDILIFDPTVPRDTVEGLAPREKAPFVAACRSAVGREIPVDFAMVEDHDISGHPIVILFIRDISVQVEAETNLRAALVQAEQAARAKSMFLATMSHEMRTPLHGLMASLSLINETDMYPENRALLKTARDCSARALVQVDDVLELTRLGESTETPVPFNPARIAADIVDELQPLAKKAQNRIELITHGDFDSHRLEGLPNAFSRTLYNLAGNAAKFTKNGVISIRLSLGGHAPDNLDLTVEVEDTGIGIAPEDQKRIFESFETVGRSEVNSAMGTGLGLPIAKLAIERQGGALGLFSTPGVGSRFFFTIPLRLSQAPQNQPAPALSTLKRAIHETPKRILVVDDNDINLTLMTEMVRRMGHSPDTATNGQEALDKAQAQAFDVILMDFSMPVMDGPTAAKMIRASGGPSAQAVIIGVTALIGAHTGDEQAVAMDNILTKPVGQEHLARAIRDTRRDVIPDVTPPDEGEGEGDGVDDDLLAESRDAATMLHDLGEMVGHDTALRLVRTTLSDAEAAFTAMIDTDLSLEDKALIIHKAVGSTGIIGLEELTETLSEAETLARAGTDPGTSELVPAAKALLQEARSDFAPLLQAQNSSDRPSETV from the coding sequence ATGCTGGTTGCAAGCATCGCGCTGCTTGTCAGCGCGATGGCCTTTCAGCAGCGCCTTGATGCCATTCGATCCGCCAACACCGACAATGGCGGCTGGGTCGTGGCCCAGCTCGAGGTGGATCACTTGGGCCTCATGCAAACCCTGGACAACGCGGTTCTCGGGACACGGCCCGATATCACCGCCCCCCTCACATCGGACACACTGACCAAGGTAAAGCGCGAGTTTGACATCTTTTACAGTCGGGTGGACATTTTCACCGCGACGCTTCAACGCATGGCCGTGTCTGATGACCTTTTGAACCGGGTTGAACGGCTCAAGGTCGCGCGCGAACGTCTGGCCAACCGGATCGATGCAATCAAAGAGGATGACCCAAAGGCACTCGAGGCCTTTCGTACGGCCGTTGATGCGACCTATCCGATGGTGCGTGACATCACCGTCGCAGGGCTCCAAGAGATCACCATCGAAACCTCGCGCGCACGCGTTGAGGAGCAGCGCCTCTTTGTGCGCTTTTTCATCCAATCCCTGTTGCTCTTTTGTCTGATGGCCATCGGCGCCGTTCTGGCAGTGCGTCTCTGGCGAGAGCTTGAGCGGCGCACGGCGGAAACCGGGCGCATCGCGGCCATGCTCTCGACCGCGTTCAATTCGACCATGAACGCGGTTATCGTGACCGATCCACAATCGCGCATCCTCTATAGCAATGCGCGCGCGCAACGGCTTTTGGGGTATACCGCCGAAGATTTGCAGACCATGCGCGCCGAAGACATCCTGATCTTTGATCCCACCGTTCCGCGTGACACCGTTGAGGGCCTCGCGCCGCGCGAAAAGGCTCCTTTTGTCGCCGCCTGCCGCAGCGCGGTTGGGCGAGAGATCCCGGTGGATTTCGCGATGGTCGAGGATCACGATATTTCGGGTCATCCTATCGTCATTCTCTTCATCCGCGACATCTCGGTACAGGTCGAAGCTGAAACCAACCTGCGTGCCGCGCTGGTTCAGGCCGAACAGGCCGCCCGCGCCAAAAGCATGTTTCTGGCGACCATGAGTCACGAAATGCGCACACCCTTGCATGGATTGATGGCCTCGTTGTCGTTGATCAACGAAACCGACATGTATCCCGAAAATCGCGCCTTGCTCAAAACTGCGCGCGATTGCAGCGCCCGCGCATTGGTCCAAGTGGATGATGTGCTCGAACTGACCCGGCTGGGCGAGAGCACGGAAACGCCCGTGCCGTTCAACCCCGCGCGTATCGCTGCCGATATCGTGGATGAATTGCAGCCACTCGCCAAGAAAGCCCAAAACAGGATCGAGTTGATCACCCACGGCGACTTTGACAGTCACCGGCTGGAAGGGCTGCCCAATGCTTTTTCCCGCACGCTTTACAATCTGGCGGGAAATGCCGCCAAATTTACCAAGAACGGCGTCATTTCCATACGGCTCAGCCTGGGTGGCCATGCCCCCGACAATCTCGATCTGACGGTCGAGGTCGAGGATACCGGCATCGGCATTGCCCCCGAAGATCAGAAGCGCATTTTCGAGAGCTTCGAGACTGTGGGGCGCAGCGAGGTGAATTCTGCAATGGGCACCGGTCTGGGCCTGCCCATCGCCAAACTTGCGATCGAACGGCAGGGCGGCGCGCTCGGGCTCTTTAGCACGCCGGGCGTCGGCAGCCGCTTTTTCTTTACGATCCCCCTGCGCCTGTCACAGGCACCACAGAACCAGCCTGCGCCAGCCCTCTCGACTTTGAAGCGCGCGATTCACGAAACCCCCAAGCGGATCCTCGTGGTTGATGACAATGACATCAACCTAACCTTGATGACCGAAATGGTCCGGCGCATGGGCCATAGCCCAGACACAGCCACCAATGGTCAAGAGGCGCTGGACAAGGCGCAGGCGCAAGCGTTCGACGTGATCCTGATGGATTTCTCCATGCCGGTGATGGACGGGCCCACAGCGGCCAAAATGATCCGCGCCTCTGGCGGGCCATCCGCGCAGGCTGTGATCATCGGCGTCACCGCCCTCATCGGAGCGCATACCGGCGACGAACAGGCGGTTGCGATGGACAATATCCTGACCAAACCCGTTGGGCAGGAACACCTTGCCCGTGCGATCCGCGACACCCGCCGCGACGTGATCCCAGACGTCACGCCACCGGACGAAGGCGAAGGCGAAGGCGACGGCGTAGACGACGATCTTCTGGCCGAAAGCAGGGATGCCGCGACGATGCTGCATGATCTGGGCGAAATGGTGGGCCACGACACCGCGCTGCGTCTGGTCCGCACCACCCTAAGCGATGCCGAAGCAGCGTTTACAGCGATGATCGACACGGACCTCTCGCTTGAAGACAAGGCGTTGATCATCCACAAGGCGGTCGGATCGACCGGCATCATCGGATTGGAGGAATTGACAGAAACCCTGTCAGAGGCGGAAACCCTCGCACGGGCGGGCACAGACCCGGGCACCAGCGAACTTGTCCCCGCCGCAAAGGCGCTATTGCAAGAGGCGCGCAGCGATTTTGCGCCGCTGTTGCAGGCGCAAAACAGCTCCGACAGGCCCTCAGAGACCGTCTGA
- a CDS encoding IS5-like element ISRssp10 family transposase codes for MRGTDEASGSLFSYVDLEQRVPDRHPLRLIRRVVNDALASLDAEFAALYTDFGRPSIAPERLIRASLLQLLFSIRSERQLMEQMNYNLLFRWFVGLGIDDPVWVPTVFTKNRDRLLTTDMSRKLMAAILAHPEVRPLLSDEHFSVDGTLVKAWASMKSFQPRNSAPPPHDDDPGGPPPPADATFANTEPQPQQTETQPMPDTPRHIRNAAVNFRGQKRSNATHISVTDPDARLYKKAPGAAATLCFMGHTLMENRNGLIVQADLTHADGYGERKAALEMINRHSPGSTRRLTLGADKGYDSANFVAALRRMVVTPHVAQKARSSAIDGRTTQHPGYALSQRRRKKIEEPFGWAKTVGGMAQTVHRGLDRVRAQFTMTMAACNLARLPKLLAP; via the coding sequence ATGCGTGGGACGGACGAGGCAAGCGGGTCGCTGTTCAGCTATGTTGATCTTGAGCAGCGGGTTCCGGATCGTCATCCGCTGCGGTTGATCCGTCGGGTCGTCAATGACGCGCTGGCCAGCCTGGATGCCGAGTTCGCCGCGCTCTACACCGATTTTGGCCGCCCCTCCATCGCGCCGGAGCGACTGATCCGTGCGAGCCTTCTTCAGCTCCTGTTCTCGATCCGCTCGGAACGGCAGCTGATGGAACAGATGAACTATAACCTGCTGTTTCGGTGGTTCGTCGGCCTTGGCATCGACGATCCGGTCTGGGTTCCTACGGTGTTTACCAAGAACCGCGATCGGCTGCTGACGACCGACATGTCGCGCAAGCTGATGGCGGCGATCCTGGCGCACCCGGAGGTCCGTCCGCTCCTCTCGGATGAACACTTCTCGGTAGACGGCACTTTGGTCAAGGCGTGGGCGTCCATGAAGAGCTTTCAGCCCAGGAACAGCGCGCCGCCACCGCATGACGATGATCCTGGCGGACCGCCACCACCGGCCGACGCGACCTTCGCAAACACCGAACCGCAGCCCCAGCAGACAGAAACGCAGCCGATGCCCGACACGCCCCGCCATATCCGCAACGCCGCAGTGAACTTCCGGGGCCAGAAGCGCTCGAACGCAACCCACATCTCTGTGACGGACCCCGATGCCCGTCTCTACAAGAAAGCACCGGGTGCCGCGGCGACATTGTGCTTCATGGGACATACGCTGATGGAGAACCGCAACGGGCTGATCGTGCAGGCCGATTTGACCCATGCCGATGGTTACGGCGAGCGCAAGGCGGCCCTCGAGATGATCAACCGACACTCCCCTGGCTCGACCCGGCGCCTGACGCTTGGAGCAGACAAGGGATATGACAGCGCCAACTTTGTTGCCGCACTCAGGCGCATGGTTGTGACGCCACATGTCGCGCAGAAGGCCCGGAGTTCCGCAATCGACGGGCGAACCACCCAGCATCCCGGTTATGCCTTGTCACAGCGGCGCCGGAAGAAGATCGAGGAACCCTTCGGCTGGGCCAAGACCGTGGGCGGCATGGCCCAGACTGTTCATCGCGGCCTCGACAGGGTCCGCGCCCAATTCACAATGACCATGGCAGCCTGCAATCTGGCCAGACTACCGAAACTCCTTGCCCCCTGA
- a CDS encoding PDZ domain-containing protein produces MSLSDPSPRASALALASVNPQGKALGLRPGDILMRVDGHAVDGKTKDIQALFREHPDRARALWIWRDGQVWPVLGRSAILGRWRVMPKPEVIVTLPDHSPTDRMQNFDVMIGPDETYDAQPRTPSVVALLPPLYMIQMRLWTPLILWAALTLVSVPLGWIAGAALQMLICVYFWRAAPMLVRTDRMARGFRLWRVIAARSERELHRQMTTLAPDLRFVHAPVRSVPKPVEAR; encoded by the coding sequence ATGAGCCTTTCTGATCCATCTCCTCGCGCCAGTGCGCTCGCGCTGGCGTCGGTCAATCCGCAAGGAAAGGCGCTGGGCTTGCGGCCCGGTGACATCCTGATGCGGGTGGACGGGCACGCGGTCGACGGCAAAACCAAGGATATTCAGGCGCTGTTCCGCGAACACCCCGATCGTGCGCGCGCGCTGTGGATCTGGCGGGACGGACAGGTTTGGCCGGTTCTGGGGCGCAGCGCCATTCTGGGACGTTGGCGCGTGATGCCAAAGCCCGAGGTGATCGTCACCCTGCCGGATCACAGCCCGACGGACCGGATGCAAAACTTTGACGTGATGATTGGCCCGGACGAGACCTATGATGCGCAGCCCCGGACGCCGTCGGTTGTCGCGCTCTTGCCGCCGCTTTACATGATCCAGATGCGCCTCTGGACGCCACTCATCCTATGGGCGGCCTTGACGCTGGTCTCTGTGCCCTTGGGATGGATCGCTGGGGCAGCGCTTCAGATGCTTATCTGCGTCTATTTCTGGCGTGCGGCGCCGATGCTGGTGCGCACGGATCGCATGGCGCGGGGCTTTCGCCTATGGCGGGTCATCGCGGCACGCTCAGAGCGTGAATTGCATCGGCAGATGACCACGCTGGCACCAGACTTGCGGTTTGTACACGCGCCAGTGCGGTCGGTGCCAAAGCCTGTCGAGGCGCGCTGA
- the rpoN gene encoding RNA polymerase factor sigma-54, with protein MNLQISQRAAQTQGLVMTGHMQQAIALLQLSNTDLQRYIEQEAEENPFIEVARSERALPSLPHVGGKGADADDATGRIADHPLSLYAHVAAQFDLMFNSTQDRLIADRFLEALDENGWLGEPLEEIAFACALDMTEAEHMLHAVQAVEPAGLFARTLAECLALQAEDQGLMTPLFRAVLNNLPRLAAADLTGLARVCACTMDDLRATLKQLRSLNPKPGADFHLANLVEREPDLIVSRGASGWKVELNRSTLPAVLVDEESAAVATQDKRAREYVGERLGVARWLRRAVEHRNQTALAVGAEIVRRQAAFLEHGPAKIAPMTLADVAQAIGVHESTVSRVTTGILMVTPQGTMGLKRFFSTALAGDADGEGGASAAAVRYRIQKMVAGEDPTNPLSDDAIAQMISADGPVLARRTVAKYRDMLHIPSSFQRKRQGKLNGM; from the coding sequence ATGAACCTGCAAATTTCTCAGCGCGCCGCCCAGACTCAGGGGCTTGTGATGACCGGCCACATGCAACAGGCGATTGCCCTGCTGCAACTGTCCAACACCGACTTGCAACGCTATATCGAGCAAGAAGCCGAGGAAAATCCCTTTATCGAGGTGGCCCGCTCTGAACGCGCCCTGCCCAGCCTGCCGCATGTTGGCGGCAAAGGAGCGGATGCCGATGACGCGACCGGGCGTATCGCCGATCACCCGCTCTCGCTCTATGCGCATGTCGCGGCCCAGTTCGACCTCATGTTCAATTCTACCCAAGACCGTCTGATCGCGGATCGCTTTCTAGAAGCCCTCGACGAGAATGGCTGGTTGGGTGAACCGCTGGAAGAGATCGCCTTTGCCTGCGCCCTCGATATGACCGAGGCCGAACATATGCTGCACGCGGTACAGGCGGTCGAGCCTGCTGGCCTCTTTGCCCGCACCCTCGCCGAATGTCTGGCCCTTCAAGCCGAGGATCAGGGGCTGATGACGCCGCTTTTTCGCGCCGTGCTCAACAATCTGCCGCGTCTTGCGGCCGCTGATCTTACTGGTCTGGCCCGTGTTTGCGCCTGCACCATGGACGACCTGCGCGCGACGCTGAAACAACTGCGCAGCCTCAACCCCAAACCCGGCGCTGATTTCCACCTCGCCAATCTGGTCGAGCGCGAGCCCGATCTGATCGTCAGCCGTGGCGCATCAGGCTGGAAGGTTGAACTCAACCGCTCGACCCTGCCCGCCGTGCTGGTCGACGAGGAAAGCGCCGCCGTCGCAACCCAAGACAAACGCGCCCGTGAATATGTCGGAGAGCGTCTTGGCGTCGCCCGCTGGCTGCGCCGCGCGGTCGAGCATCGCAATCAGACCGCCCTTGCCGTAGGGGCCGAAATCGTGCGCCGTCAGGCTGCGTTTCTCGAACATGGCCCCGCCAAGATCGCGCCGATGACACTGGCCGATGTGGCGCAGGCGATTGGCGTGCATGAAAGCACCGTCAGCCGCGTGACCACGGGCATCCTGATGGTCACCCCGCAAGGCACCATGGGCCTCAAGCGGTTCTTCAGCACCGCTCTCGCCGGGGATGCTGATGGCGAAGGCGGGGCCTCTGCCGCCGCTGTGCGTTATCGCATTCAAAAGATGGTCGCGGGTGAAGACCCCACCAATCCGCTGAGTGACGATGCCATCGCCCAGATGATCAGCGCCGATGGTCCGGTTCTTGCCCGCCGCACGGTCGCAAAATACCGCGACATGCTGCATATCCCCTCGTCTTTTCAGCGCAAGCGTCAGGGCAAGCTGAACGGCATGTAA
- a CDS encoding flagellin has protein sequence MTTINTNMSAITAQANMTRVNDDMNAAMSRLSSGLRINAAKDDAAGMAIAEKMTSQITGLNQAVRNATDGKNLLDTTEGAHVEVSNMLQRLRELAVQSSNDTNTASDRSNLGAEAKQLVTEINRVAKDTTFNGMKILDGSYTGKQFQIGADAGQVLNISVDSAAATDIGAHTVTSNVSLAAGAGTSDTGITAASTINITGFAGSAELTTSAGQSAEEMAAAINNVSASTGVTASATTNLELSSFSAADTVTFDVNGVNIGTVAISDTSDLRGVATAINNQSGRTGVTATMGDDNSSIKLTDATGADILITDFTTGTGGSTMAVTAQNSDGTAAGATAGTHTATLDDTDNDVAVSGQVELSSTKQFSVGTDETTAGEVFFESAATTSELSSVAEIDLTTLEGAASALKVIDVALQKVSQSRSDLGAVSNRLDSTISNLTNITVNVQAARSGVMDADFAKESSEMARSQILSQASTAMLAQANQSAQGMLSLLR, from the coding sequence ATGACCACGATCAATACCAACATGAGCGCGATCACAGCGCAGGCCAACATGACCCGCGTTAACGATGACATGAACGCGGCCATGAGCCGCCTGTCGTCGGGCCTGCGCATCAACGCCGCCAAAGACGACGCCGCCGGCATGGCCATCGCGGAAAAGATGACCTCGCAGATCACCGGCCTCAACCAAGCCGTTCGTAACGCCACCGACGGCAAGAACCTGCTGGACACGACTGAAGGCGCGCACGTCGAAGTTTCGAACATGCTTCAGCGTCTGCGGGAACTGGCCGTTCAGTCGTCGAACGACACCAACACCGCGTCTGACCGCTCGAACCTCGGGGCCGAAGCCAAGCAGCTCGTGACCGAAATCAACCGCGTCGCCAAAGACACCACCTTTAACGGTATGAAAATTCTTGACGGTTCTTACACAGGCAAGCAGTTCCAGATCGGTGCTGACGCGGGCCAGGTGCTGAACATCAGCGTGGACAGCGCCGCTGCCACCGACATCGGTGCGCATACTGTGACGTCAAACGTATCGCTGGCCGCAGGGGCAGGCACCAGCGACACCGGCATCACCGCCGCCTCGACCATCAACATCACCGGCTTTGCCGGCAGCGCAGAACTGACCACCAGCGCAGGCCAGTCGGCCGAGGAAATGGCCGCCGCGATCAACAATGTCAGCGCCTCGACCGGCGTCACCGCATCGGCCACGACCAACCTCGAACTGTCAAGCTTCTCTGCCGCCGACACCGTCACCTTTGACGTCAATGGCGTGAACATCGGCACCGTGGCCATCTCGGACACCTCCGATCTGCGCGGCGTTGCCACCGCGATCAACAACCAGTCGGGTCGGACCGGTGTGACCGCGACCATGGGTGATGACAATTCCAGCATCAAGTTGACGGACGCCACCGGTGCCGACATCCTGATCACCGATTTCACCACCGGCACCGGCGGGTCGACAATGGCTGTGACCGCCCAGAACTCGGATGGCACTGCTGCAGGCGCAACCGCAGGCACCCATACGGCCACGCTGGACGACACCGACAACGATGTTGCCGTCAGCGGTCAGGTGGAACTGAGCTCGACCAAGCAATTCTCTGTGGGCACAGACGAGACCACCGCCGGGGAAGTGTTCTTTGAATCGGCTGCCACGACATCCGAACTCAGCTCTGTTGCTGAAATCGACCTGACAACGCTGGAAGGCGCCGCAAGTGCCCTCAAGGTGATCGACGTAGCCCTGCAAAAGGTTAGCCAATCGCGCTCTGACCTCGGTGCCGTGTCCAACCGCCTCGACAGCACGATCTCGAACCTGACCAACATCACGGTCAACGTTCAGGCCGCACGTTCGGGGGTCATGGATGCCGACTTTGCCAAGGAATCGTCCGAGATGGCACGCTCGCAGATTCTGTCCCAGGCCAGCACAGCAATGCTCGCACAGGCCAACCAGTCGGCCCAGGGCATGCTCTCGCTGCTCCGGTAA
- a CDS encoding motility protein A encodes MDIASLIGLIGALGMVVGSMLAAGGLGPFIDVASILIVFGGTFFAVMYKCTMPIFLRSFGAVGKAFMPKAPSKEELITKMVELSDVARKNGLMALENQEVPDKFFSKGLQMLVDGADESKLVKQLSDEIKAMKVRHGEVHEALRGWIDIAPAMGMIGTLIGLVQMLGNMADPKAIGPAMAVALLTTLYGAFIANVMVGPVLSKLEGYTASETAYRDMVLAGLRNIAKGESGRNVQEQMVAVLPPKLQIKLLAA; translated from the coding sequence ATGGATATTGCGTCGCTCATCGGTTTGATCGGTGCGCTGGGAATGGTGGTCGGCTCGATGCTGGCTGCGGGCGGTCTGGGGCCGTTCATCGACGTGGCGTCGATCCTAATCGTGTTCGGTGGGACGTTCTTTGCCGTCATGTACAAATGCACTATGCCAATTTTCCTGCGCAGCTTTGGCGCGGTGGGCAAGGCGTTCATGCCCAAGGCACCAAGCAAGGAAGAGCTGATCACCAAGATGGTCGAGTTGTCGGATGTCGCGCGCAAGAATGGCCTTATGGCGCTGGAAAATCAGGAAGTGCCCGACAAGTTCTTTTCCAAGGGATTGCAGATGTTGGTGGATGGCGCGGACGAGTCCAAGCTGGTCAAGCAACTTTCTGATGAGATTAAGGCGATGAAGGTGCGCCACGGCGAAGTGCATGAAGCGCTGCGCGGTTGGATCGACATCGCCCCCGCCATGGGTATGATCGGCACGCTGATTGGTCTGGTGCAGATGCTGGGCAACATGGCTGACCCCAAGGCCATTGGCCCCGCGATGGCGGTGGCGCTTTTGACCACGCTTTACGGGGCTTTCATCGCCAATGTGATGGTCGGCCCCGTTCTGTCCAAGCTGGAGGGATATACCGCCAGTGAAACCGCGTATCGGGATATGGTTCTGGCGGGCCTGCGCAATATCGCCAAGGGTGAATCCGGGCGCAACGTTCAAGAGCAGATGGTCGCGGTGCTGCCGCCCAAGCTGCAAATCAAACTGCTCGCGGCCTAG
- a CDS encoding flagellar motor protein MotB, translated as MARKPIPLPVPVEDPEDECPKCPPKGAPAWMATFADIATLLMAFFVLILSFAEFNQPKFKMVAGSLSMAFGVQRQVPVMEQPKGTTILDLSFSPSPEMSVTEQMTQDTTETEQPEIQRPVTEEDGKGAAEGEGADAPGQSEAREMAEALQEALQSGQVKVESREGEVVMTFDAPDAQSLPGQLTEAAEALQQAAEATGQSTSDVMMQGLADNIQEMAEVMQGKAEAETQAGQSARSAAIADAQLQVALQQEIGEGLVSVEQREDKVVITVGEGGAFPSGGADLTDEARDVMARLAFAAMGEASEIVVTGHTDSVPLGGASPYRDNWGLAAARASSVVRELSGSGLIEPERLTATSRGESLPVAENDTAAGRAQNRRIEIEITY; from the coding sequence ATGGCGCGCAAACCCATTCCCCTGCCGGTGCCCGTCGAGGACCCCGAGGACGAGTGCCCGAAATGCCCGCCCAAGGGCGCACCGGCGTGGATGGCGACCTTTGCCGATATCGCCACGCTGCTGATGGCGTTCTTTGTGCTGATCCTGTCCTTTGCCGAGTTCAACCAACCCAAGTTCAAGATGGTGGCAGGCTCGCTCAGCATGGCCTTTGGGGTGCAACGGCAGGTGCCGGTGATGGAACAGCCCAAGGGCACCACGATTCTGGATCTGTCCTTTAGCCCGTCACCCGAGATGTCGGTCACTGAACAGATGACACAAGACACGACCGAGACAGAGCAGCCCGAAATCCAGCGTCCGGTGACGGAAGAGGATGGCAAGGGCGCTGCCGAGGGCGAAGGGGCCGATGCGCCCGGCCAATCCGAGGCGCGCGAAATGGCCGAGGCTTTGCAAGAGGCGTTGCAGTCTGGTCAGGTCAAGGTCGAGTCCCGCGAAGGTGAAGTGGTGATGACCTTTGATGCCCCCGATGCCCAAAGCCTGCCGGGACAGTTGACCGAGGCCGCCGAGGCCCTGCAACAGGCCGCAGAGGCGACCGGGCAATCCACATCGGATGTGATGATGCAAGGGCTTGCGGACAATATACAAGAGATGGCCGAGGTTATGCAGGGCAAGGCCGAAGCAGAAACCCAAGCCGGCCAATCCGCGCGCAGCGCCGCCATTGCCGATGCGCAACTCCAAGTTGCCTTGCAGCAAGAAATCGGCGAGGGGCTGGTATCGGTCGAACAGCGCGAGGACAAAGTGGTGATTACCGTGGGCGAAGGCGGGGCCTTTCCTTCGGGCGGGGCCGACCTGACGGACGAGGCGCGCGATGTCATGGCACGTCTGGCCTTTGCCGCGATGGGCGAAGCCAGCGAGATTGTCGTGACCGGGCATACAGATTCGGTGCCACTTGGTGGCGCGTCGCCCTATCGCGACAATTGGGGGCTCGCGGCGGCGCGGGCATCGTCGGTCGTGCGTGAATTGTCGGGCTCAGGGCTGATCGAACCCGAGCGTCTGACCGCGACCAGCCGGGGTGAATCCCTGCCCGTGGCTGAGAATGACACTGCAGCGGGCCGGGCACAGAACCGCCGGATCGAGATTGAGATTACCTATTGA
- the fliD gene encoding flagellar filament capping protein FliD: MENEILTALNRGGTGINIAELADSLTQAEIAPRRALIAERIDRAEVRLSGYDRLRGQAEQMGGALELMRGLSSRSLSSDNSAVSVTVSDPGKVDLQNARIGVSQLAQSQVLSFVGFSEAEAEIGAGALTVEFGNWSADVPPVFSAGTRTAQTITFQPGSSLADMAEALSSLDGLSARVIDLGDGTFSLGVISETGSQNALRLSVAADADPRMAQFDISADPGAVQVQGAQDAKLSLNGIAVTRSSNQIDDLLPGVTLNVTGQTLSDANLSGRANVEGALEVMQSFVDIINATQGLVKSLTARGFGEGGVAGDLAGDSLADGVLRGMQSVLSRGFGVKGVHLSDIGIRTERDGSLSLDADRFSTALTANPALLDPLIRDDLVGTTVQISGTPGSGATAGRYALTRDAATGEATLAGVALIGSAQANGDWTYRVPSGPMRGLTLTVGTGTERAEINFQPSMVGSLQSYLSGILADGNALAQREDALGASIVTETTALEALNLRSEEVRTRYLGQFTQMEMIVTQLNSTGDYLTNLVEGWNADR; encoded by the coding sequence ATGGAAAACGAGATTCTGACCGCGCTCAATCGCGGCGGCACTGGGATCAATATCGCGGAACTGGCTGACTCGCTCACGCAGGCCGAAATCGCGCCCCGGCGGGCGCTGATCGCCGAGCGCATCGACCGGGCCGAGGTGCGCCTGTCGGGCTATGACCGCCTGCGCGGACAGGCCGAACAGATGGGCGGTGCGCTGGAATTGATGCGCGGCCTCTCGTCTCGCAGTCTAAGCAGTGACAACAGCGCCGTTTCGGTCACGGTCAGTGATCCGGGCAAGGTAGACCTCCAAAACGCGCGCATTGGCGTCTCGCAACTGGCGCAATCGCAGGTGCTGAGCTTTGTCGGCTTTTCCGAGGCCGAGGCCGAGATTGGCGCAGGTGCGCTGACGGTGGAATTCGGCAACTGGTCGGCGGATGTTCCGCCCGTATTCAGCGCCGGGACACGGACGGCGCAAACCATCACCTTTCAACCCGGCAGCAGCCTTGCCGACATGGCCGAGGCGCTGAGCAGCCTTGACGGGCTGTCGGCGCGGGTCATTGACCTTGGCGATGGCACGTTTTCGCTGGGCGTCATTTCCGAAACCGGATCGCAGAACGCGCTGCGCCTCAGCGTGGCGGCGGATGCCGATCCGCGCATGGCGCAATTCGACATCAGCGCCGATCCCGGCGCGGTGCAGGTGCAAGGCGCGCAGGATGCCAAGCTTAGCCTCAATGGCATTGCCGTGACCCGCTCCAGCAATCAGATCGACGATCTTTTGCCCGGTGTGACCCTCAATGTGACGGGGCAGACCCTGAGCGATGCCAACCTGTCGGGCCGCGCCAATGTCGAGGGCGCGCTTGAGGTGATGCAAAGCTTTGTCGACATTATCAACGCCACGCAGGGCCTTGTGAAATCGCTGACTGCGCGCGGCTTTGGCGAAGGTGGCGTGGCGGGCGATCTGGCGGGTGACAGCTTGGCCGATGGCGTGCTGCGCGGCATGCAATCGGTGCTTTCCCGTGGCTTTGGCGTGAAGGGCGTGCATCTGTCGGATATTGGTATCCGAACAGAGCGCGACGGAAGCCTGTCGCTTGATGCTGACCGTTTTTCAACGGCGCTGACGGCCAATCCGGCGCTGCTTGATCCGCTGATCCGTGACGATCTGGTGGGTACGACTGTGCAAATCAGTGGAACACCCGGCAGCGGTGCCACGGCGGGCCGCTATGCGTTGACCCGCGATGCCGCCACGGGCGAGGCCACGCTGGCCGGTGTGGCCTTGATCGGTTCGGCGCAGGCCAATGGCGATTGGACTTACCGCGTGCCCTCGGGGCCGATGCGCGGCCTGACGTTGACGGTTGGCACAGGGACAGAGCGGGCTGAAATCAATTTTCAACCCAGCATGGTTGGCAGCCTGCAATCCTATTTGTCGGGCATCCTGGCCGACGGCAACGCGCTGGCACAGCGCGAGGACGCGCTGGGTGCCTCGATTGTCACCGAAACCACTGCACTCGAAGCGCTGAACTTGCGGTCTGAAGAGGTGCGCACCCGCTATCTTGGGCAGTTCACGCAAATGGAAATGATCGTGACCCAGCTCAATTCAACCGGCGACTACCTGACCAATCTGGTGGAAGGCTGGAATGCGGATCGCTGA